A section of the Candidatus Methylomirabilota bacterium genome encodes:
- a CDS encoding type II toxin-antitoxin system VapC family toxin, protein MRIPGSPVYLDASALAKIYIAEEGSEELEAALLDRRDLIVSDLSVSELTSALVRRVRETELAASHAQRVYQRVLRDVTAGEFRGAELTSEVHREAERLLMSLGRQVALRAADALHLALAGLQGARVLVTFDRRMGAAARTLGTFELPV, encoded by the coding sequence GTGAGGATCCCTGGTAGCCCCGTCTACCTGGACGCCAGCGCCCTGGCGAAGATCTACATCGCCGAGGAGGGAAGCGAGGAGCTCGAAGCGGCCCTTCTCGATCGGCGCGATCTCATCGTGTCCGACCTTTCGGTGAGCGAGCTGACCTCCGCCCTTGTCCGCCGGGTCCGGGAAACGGAGCTCGCGGCCAGCCACGCCCAGCGCGTCTACCAGCGCGTGTTGCGCGACGTGACAGCTGGCGAGTTCCGTGGCGCGGAGCTGACCTCGGAGGTGCACCGCGAGGCCGAACGCCTGCTGATGAGCCTCGGACGACAGGTCGCTCTGCGCGCGGCCGATGCCCTGCACCTGGCGCTGGCTGGCCTTCAGGGCGCTCGGGTCCTCGTCACCTTCGATCGGCGGATGGGGGCCGCGGCGAGGACCCTGGGGACGTTCGAGCTGCCCGTGTAA
- a CDS encoding type II toxin-antitoxin system prevent-host-death family antitoxin: MRSAGIREARQNLSVLLEQVRKGREVVITDRGRPVARLVPTRQESARPFSSHRRFRARIRLKGKPLSETVADEREDPW; this comes from the coding sequence GTGCGATCCGCGGGCATCCGTGAAGCGCGCCAGAACCTGTCCGTTCTCCTCGAACAGGTGCGCAAGGGACGCGAGGTGGTGATTACCGATCGCGGCCGCCCCGTGGCCCGTCTCGTCCCCACCCGACAGGAATCGGCCCGGCCGTTCTCGAGTCACCGGCGCTTTCGGGCCAGAATCCGCCTGAAGGGTAAGCCGTTGTCCGAGACGGTGGCGGACGAGCGTGAGGATCCCTGGTAG
- a CDS encoding aspartate aminotransferase family protein — MTTTTAEAIRHLWTHKTQDHPWLSDEELVVERAEGVWVWTQQGKKLMDGFAGLAVVNVGHGRREIAEAIAEQVVRLAYYPTTRQFSNPPAAELAAKLATLTPGDLDYSMFAVSGSEANERSMQIARHYWMARGQTGKYKVFSLQGAYHGATAGTFAVCGIPQMAEPYAPLSVPGFVKVAPPYPFRDRGAGTDEELVQRRARELREAIVREGPETVSAVIMEPVLSAGGFIIPPIGWLRAVRAICDELDVLMIADEVITGFGRTGRWFACDHEGVVPDLLSVAKGITSGYIPLSASIARRRLADAFPEGAKEENVHPNTYAAHPVACAAALANIRILEKDDLVENAEKMGARLLAGLETAVKGRRIVGEVRGRGLMACVELVAPNAAGRPLDGTQVARLDRLAWDRGAIVYARGSVIRLAPPLCITSSEVDQLVDIVAASIARLEAELTGSPG; from the coding sequence ATGACCACGACCACCGCCGAAGCCATTCGGCATCTCTGGACCCACAAGACCCAAGACCACCCGTGGCTCTCCGACGAGGAGCTCGTCGTCGAGCGCGCGGAGGGCGTGTGGGTGTGGACCCAGCAGGGCAAGAAGCTGATGGACGGATTCGCCGGCCTCGCCGTCGTCAACGTCGGACACGGCCGCCGCGAGATCGCCGAGGCGATCGCCGAGCAGGTCGTGCGGCTCGCCTACTACCCGACCACCCGGCAGTTCTCCAACCCACCGGCGGCCGAGCTGGCGGCGAAGCTCGCGACCCTGACCCCGGGCGATCTGGACTACTCGATGTTCGCGGTGAGCGGCTCCGAGGCCAACGAGCGCTCGATGCAGATCGCGCGTCACTACTGGATGGCCCGAGGCCAGACCGGCAAGTACAAGGTCTTCTCGCTCCAGGGTGCCTACCACGGCGCCACCGCGGGCACCTTCGCGGTCTGCGGCATCCCGCAGATGGCCGAGCCCTACGCCCCGCTCTCGGTGCCCGGCTTCGTGAAGGTCGCCCCACCGTACCCCTTTCGTGACCGCGGCGCCGGCACCGACGAGGAGCTGGTCCAGCGTCGAGCCCGGGAGCTGCGCGAGGCGATCGTGCGCGAGGGCCCGGAGACGGTATCCGCGGTGATCATGGAGCCGGTGCTCTCGGCGGGCGGCTTCATCATCCCGCCCATCGGCTGGCTCCGGGCCGTGCGCGCGATCTGCGACGAGCTGGACGTGCTGATGATCGCCGACGAGGTGATCACCGGCTTCGGGCGGACCGGACGGTGGTTCGCGTGCGACCACGAGGGTGTCGTGCCCGACCTCCTGTCGGTGGCCAAGGGCATCACCTCGGGCTACATTCCCCTGTCGGCCAGCATCGCGCGGCGCCGCCTCGCCGACGCCTTCCCCGAGGGCGCCAAGGAAGAGAACGTGCACCCGAACACCTACGCGGCGCACCCGGTTGCCTGCGCGGCGGCGCTGGCGAACATCCGGATCCTGGAGAAGGACGACCTCGTCGAGAACGCCGAGAAGATGGGCGCGCGGCTCCTGGCCGGCCTCGAGACCGCGGTGAAGGGGCGCCGCATCGTCGGCGAAGTGCGTGGACGCGGGCTCATGGCCTGCGTCGAGCTCGTCGCGCCCAACGCCGCCGGGCGGCCGCTCGACGGCACCCAGGTCGCCAGGCTGGACCGCCTGGCGTGGGATCGCGGGGCCATCGTGTACGCGCGCGGGAGCGTGATCCGCCTGGCGCCGCCGCTCTGCATCACCAGCAGCGAGGTGGATCAGCTCGTCGACATCGTGGCGGCCAGCATCGCCCGGCTCGAGGCCGAGCTGACCGGGTCGCCCGGATGA